The following DNA comes from Gopherus flavomarginatus isolate rGopFla2 chromosome 5, rGopFla2.mat.asm, whole genome shotgun sequence.
CTCCATAAGGGAGAATGCTGTGGGGCTGTGCAGAAGGAGGCCCTGGGAGATGATGTGCTGGAGGCCCTGGTTATACCCATTGCTGGTGTCAGGACACTTATTCAAAGCTGCACAACAGGGTTATAGGGCAGGCGGTGACAAAAGCCCTTACTGATCTGGGTTGAATCCCCAAGCATCACACTGGTGTAGTCAAACAAGATTTACACACACAGCTTGCTATCTGACTGGGGTTTGCACTTCAAGCACTAGTAgaatccatggtgtgcccacatcttgactgctgtgtgcagttctggtcattccACCCCAAAAAcaaggcagcagatttaaaacaaacaaaagaaagtatttcttaacacaatgcacaatcaacctgtggaactctttgccagaagatgttgtgaaggccaaactataatagggttcaaaaaagaactagataagttcatggaggataggtccatcaatggctattagccaggatgggcaaaggTGCAACCCAATgtgctgggtgtccctagcctctgactgccaaaaactgggactggatgatgggggACGGCTCActggataattgccctgttctgttcgttccctccagggcagctggcattggccactgttggcagacacgatactgggctagatagaccctTGGTCTGTTGGGTCATTTTTTTGTAAAATAGTTGTAAGTGATGCCCACGTACAAATCGAAGAATGGTTACAGTTtgattattttctgtttatttcagGTGTGGAAATAGAACAAAGGAAGTTTCAAATGAGTGACAGTGAAGCAACGGCAAAGAAGAGCTGGCTAGCCTGGAAAAGGAGGAAGAAGCTCTGACAAGAGATGCTGAGCAAGCAGCACGAGGACACCAGAGTGGGAAGCTGAACAACGAGAGAGCAAGTGTGAATACCCAAAATGGGAAGTGGCGCGAAGAGCCAAAGAAGCACATCGCTGGGCCCTGGAACTGGAAGTGGCTGCCCACCAATGAGCGATGGAGCTGAAAGAGCAGGAAAGGCGTGGACAGATTCCCCCAACCCACAGGAGCTCTCTCTCCCCAAGGGACACCCAGCTGGGATAAGCTGTGCCCTGCATACAGAGGAGTAGACCGTATTAACGAATTCCTTACCACTTTTGAAAGGCTCTGTGAAGTCCATAAAGGTCCAGAGCAGAAGAACAATGCAATGTTGACTACTAAGCTCTCGGGTAAAGCATTGGATGTATTTAATGAGATGCCAATTGACCAAGCTTTGAAATATGATGAATTTTAAAAGGGTGCATTGCAAAGGATGTGAATTACTCCTGAAGCATTTAGATGAAGTGGTGAGGCCTCAGAACAAATGACAAGACGAGTTATAGGGAATGTGTGTATAAATAGTGTGATTTGATGAGAAAATGGGCCAAGGAGACAGGCAGAGAATTAGGACCAGTTGTTTGATCTCTTCACTCAGGAACAGTTCCTGAGCATGTTGTTCTGAAGAGATCAGGCAAGCCATTTGGGACAAGCCTCTGGATTCTGTCCAAAAAGCAGCCGATCTCACTGATGATTATGTGCAAGCTAGAGCATCTGGCAAagggtggggctgaagcccagtgtAAAGTGGGGAGCCTGGTTTATCTCTGGGAAAAAGAAGCATGGTTGGGAGCCCAGGCACTCAccttgggcagccccctcccctcacactgTTACCCTTGTAGGACCTGCTTCAGCACCAGAGAGacccctcctcccctcactcAACTTCCATTGCGGGGGCTGGGCACTGATCTCCATGTCTCTCCTGCAGTGGGTGGGCGCGTGGACTTTGAGGACTTTGTGGAGATGATGGGGCCGAAGCTGCATGGGGAGACATCCCACATGGTGGGGGTGCATGAGCTCAAGATTGCCTTCCATGAGGTATGGGGGTGTAGGAAGAAGGGGGAACAtgggctcgggggtgggggagcagggtggggatgtggcagGCACCCATCCAGCCAGGCCATTGCACACTCTCCCTGTTctcttcctccccgcccccttgCCAAGTTGGACAGGAATGGGGTCAGGGAGATCAGCAGCACAGAGCTGAAGGACGCCCTCCTGGCCCTGCtgggggagcaggtcccactgCTGGAGGTGGAGGAGATCCTGCGTGATGTTGACCTCAATGGGGACGGCCATGTGGATTTTGACGGTGAGAGATGCTCTGCAGCCCCCACCCATTGACTCCAGGGACTCCACTCTCCCCACTGACTGCACTGGCCTTTGGGAacctgcctcccacccactgatgccagagaccccccacctccctccacatTGAGCCCTGGGGATACCTTCTCTGCTCCCGCAGCAAAGACTCATCCCTGCAGagacctcccccttctctccctgccagggccggctcaagacaccagcggaggaagcacatgcctggggcggcacatgctaaggggcagcattctgtccattcttggggcggcacagtCTGAGCagcgttttttttttgttttgttttgttttgtttttgcttcgGCAGTCCGAGCGGCTATTTTTTGCTGGGGGTGGCAAAAGTGGTAGAGCCGGCCAGTGTCTTCCTGTGACACACCCACCAATCAGTCCTGTCTGTGCTCTTCCCCTTGTGTTTAGTTGTGTGCTGGGCCCTCAACCCAGAGCTATAGGgtctagggccctgggctaaagAGCCATGCCCAACCCTCTCCAGAACAGGGTGAGGCTCAGCcccactttctgcagccccagGAGGGCTGTTTTTTCACAGAGTTGGGGTGGGTggtgcctggggcagagctgcctGCTGTGGGATTGGCTGGAGCAGAGGAGGGAGCCACAGCTAGGACTGAGGAGGGGCAGATAAGAGGAGGGGCAGTGAtggctgggaggtggaggggacaatCTTCCCCCAGCATCCTGCCTCCCAGGGGCATGATTCCTGCCCTTTGGCTGCTCCAAGCCCTCGCCCTGCTCTCCACATCCCCCCTGAAGCCCCGTGCCCTCTGCTGTGGAAGCTCTACTTGCTTGGGGTGGGCTGCAGCATCCTGAAGCCTGGTAgagggagctgtggctgggggcacagtccaggggtggaggagtgggATGCAGTGGGGGGCAGCACAGGACAGTGCAGTCAGGCTGTGTTGTGCCGGATGTGCAGAGGGAGACACTCACTCCAGATCCCAGTTGTGTCTCTCTCAGAGTTTGTGATGATGTTGTCAAACCGCTAACaaggcctgggggaggggatccctcaccccccattgCTGTCGCCGTTCCAGCCTCTAGGGGGACAGAGCAGCTCCAAGTGGATCCCCGCTTCTTGACAGCTGGTGACCCCCCTTCTTCACCAGCAGGAAGTTCCCTTGCAACTCCCTTATGGGCCTTTCTAAGAAGAACCCTCCCTCTGGGTCTGCCTGCCCCTCTGCTGGCCGCTCTCCCTCACAGTGTGTtgccagggggcggggcctgaatGCCCAGTTGGCAACTCCTTTGGGGGCTGCTAAGGCTCTGACtaggccaggccctgctccttatCTGGGATTCCAGAtaatctcccctcactcccaatcaGACTGTCCCTGCAGCTCGCCTTTGCTTCTGTCCTGTGCTGGTCTccgcctccagcccagcccatgAGCTGCCCTAGGTACCCAccttcctgctcctgccccaagtcAGGgaaatcccccctccccaccagtggCTAGACTGGAGTGGAGGAGACCACCCAACCCTTCactgctccagctccaccccatccctttGTTCACTGAATGGCTCTGCTAAAATGGTTGGCGGTGACAGAGCATTAACAGTGGTGCTGTTTCCATTTGTCCTCTGTCATGGATCCACAGGGTCGGCGTTACACCCTGGCTTTTCCACAGTTCCTTGGAGCAGAGTTTCCCGACCGGTGTGCCATGGCACACTGCTGTGCTGGcaggtgggctgtggaatttTTTGAAAAACTACATGTGAGAACAAAAAACCTTCCCTTGTATTCTAATGAGCGTTAGAGCTGGATGGCAGTCTGTACGAGGCCCCTTTCAAATACTATGCACAGCTCACATTCCATTCCCCACAGTGAGGCTAAGGGAGAAAACGTAAACACAGACGGATGTGCCCTGATGAATGCAATGTGCTGCAATGAGCCTTTGATGATGATGCACGTAAAAAAAGACATAGATTTCAAGCCTAAGTTTTAAATTTACATTTGACTTAGGGTAATAGCTGGAACCAGCCAGACCTGGAAGTAAGTAATTGTGATATAATTGTAAGTAATTATATCACATTTAAAAACAGTGGAGAAAGTGACACGCATGTGGGAACACTATTTTGGGAATGAGCAGAAATGCTTAACTATTAATTGCTTCTCATCTCCAAACATTATTCTCAAGGGCATGTCGCTGTCTCCACTGGGCATGCTTATGTCCAGAGTTCTTATATTTAGCTTTAATGTTAGTTTCCACTGTCTGAAAATGTTAATTCTGGCACAAACAACAGATCGCGATCTAACACTAGCTGCcatgtttgttttgattttaacccTACTAGCCTCGttctggattggttcctgaaTATTCAAGAGTCCAAATTAAGAGTGGCCTATGATAGATGCAATGTTACACCACGGTCATATGAACTTGACGTTATGGGAGTCACATGATAGTATCAAGGTGTGCCATGGCAGAGAAAAATGTTGGGAACAACTGCTTTGGGGGACTCGGCTCAGTGGACCAGGCCCCCAAGGGGGTCCCACTCTTCCTCCAGGGCCAGCCACAAAACCTCACTTGCCTCTGGGCTCCAGTCTTCCTGCCTCATGTGGTGAGCTCTGGCCAGTGAGGCCAACTGAGCCAGATGTCCTCTTAGGGATGTGTAACTCTGATGCACCCCAGCCGGTGTCTGCAGTGACACAGGGCAGCTTTTCCAGCCAGAGCAGGGTTGGTTAGTCCCCTGACACACAGTTTTCCAAGTCCTGAGGGTAGCCCAGAGAAAGGAAGGTTAAAGCACAATCCCTCTGGCCAAGCCCAAGCAACCCACCTGCCTCACTGTAGTGGATTCCATCTCAGGCACTCTCTCTCTCCGGCATCCTTAGTCAGGCCAATTCTTCCAGAAGCCTACTCTTGGTCCTCCACTGGTCACCTCCCAATTCTTTGGCTTCAGACAAAGCCATGCAGAATTCACAGTCCTGCCTGCTGTCCAGTGTCCAGTCCTTAGGGCTTCCCATTGTCCCTCAGGACCCTCTCTTGAACTGGGTCAGTTTCAACTAGTTCCCTGATGACCCTATTCATTGGGGCCCAGTCAGAAAGGTCTCTCACATAcactccctctcctgccctgcacTGCCCCGCAAGAGCAGATTTAACTCTCCACTCCCAAACTGGCTAGCAACACAGAGTACAGAGGGAAACCAAGGCGCACaagattcataaaaatattacagaagattcccacttcatcacagctcTTCTCCCTCGGGGGCTGAACTGAGCAGGGCTGCTTTATCCTCTGACCTGGGAGGTTTGAGTCCACCATGGTTATTCAAAGACACCCCAGCATAGTGCCCATTTCCATGGCAGCAGTTCTACCTGCCACTTGTGAGATGCGTACAGCACAGTTTCTAATCAAGTGTACAGTTTTCACAGTACAGGGTAGAGCAGTTTCACGTCCTTCATTCAGGCTGGTCTGTTTGATGACCTGAGCAGGGTGCACATGGGAAGTTTTCATGCGGCCCCCAGCCCTTTGGCCACTCCAGAACCTTTGGGTTTGAAACTGGGTCCAGATGCTACCTCCTCCCTGTCTTCTTCCAGGGAAAGATGAGGGGAGGGAACCCACATTCCTCCATGGGTCAGCCCtcctggctgcagcctggggtgtCCTGAGCCCTAGGTTGGCTAGGAAGTGACCCCATGAGCATTTGGTGGGGTATCAGTGTAGGTTTGTTCCCCTGCAAGGGTGGTCTTAACCCAGCCATATCTCTGGGGCACTGGTGTCCCGGGGCGCTTAGGTATGGATTCCAGGGGATGCCCCATACTGGCAGGCCCCCTCTGGAGCTGTGTCTCAAGGCCAGGGCTATGCATATGTTGGGAATGCATTTCTGCTGGTGGGATCATCCTATTGCCCTCACCCTCAGGACAGAGGCCTGTCTTAGGGCCCCCTGCCCCGATGGGCTGTGATTCAGGCTCTCTTGGGTAGAAGAACCCATCAGTTCCATGGCCATGCCCTGACAAGTTGTGGCCATGTCCAGTAGCTGCCGTCCAGCTGCTTTACCCTTCCCTGGGGCTTCTCCCCACTGAACAGGGCAAACGTTGAGGAATACTGCACAATATGTGATTCCTATGTGTGATGCAATATGGAGCGGGgcagattgacctgggaatgtcgtttagttttactgggactgtctgcatgggggatgggagagcaggggatgactttagatGAGGGAcagtacctgagcctgtaacctgagccaggaaggggggtggggagagtcaACACTTTTGCCCTGGAAACTGGacagtgggagagggggagagaaggagggggagagagcctgctggagggttttttgttttcagttttgggctggctgggaagaggcagggaactccaagtctggggtctaagatccttgccgccaagagggacctggctgaggggtcctggctgtacctacaagccctgcttgggactgttcctgtcatctaataaaccttctgttttactggctggctgagagtcctggtgaatcgcaggaagtgggggggtgcagggccctgactcccccacactctgtgacactgtGCAAGACTGGAAAAAGCCCCTGTTATGTGTGCAGTAGACAGGAGCCCGCTGCCTATGATAGAGGTCCCTATTCAGAGGGTGGCCAGAGATACTGGGGGACAGCTCAGTCATGGGGCTTGACAGCAGCTATGGATAAATTAGGCTCAAGCTTGTGAAGACGAGCTCTTTCTCACGGTGGTGAAATATTTGCTGCCAGTTTGCATCCAAACTTCAGCACAATAGAATAAATAGAAACAAACCTGTTTCCCACCAGATTCTCCACATACTGCGGTGGTTCTAGGATGGAGGTATTCCCACATGCTTGTCATTTGTTTCTTGCTTCTAGGAAGCAAGGCCAGATTCCTGGGAAGGCAGAGATGGGATTTTTTTCATAGGGGGATGGAATGTTTTTCTGTCACAATTTGCTATATCCCTGTaaccctgcagcacccccttctggctggggggaggagtctACATGGCTCCCCTTCTTTGAGGTTTAGTAGAAGGAGACATCTCGTTCCTATGAATAAAGGAGCTAGgagaggtgggagggagaggtgaATGTGTCTAGCAATGCAGAGCCATTGATCGTGGCAAGTACTGTGACTACTAAACTCATGCATCTGGTGTTAGCCACTGTCcaaaacaggacactgggctcgCTGCACCAGCTCTGATCCAGTCTAGCCATTCCTGTGTTCTGACCCAGCCCCAGAGGGTAGGGGGCTGGCTGGctagggggtgggaagtgggattACGGGGTCTTTCTTCTTTTGGGGGTGCTGGATCCAATGTGCTCCCAGGGGGTGGAACTGTctggctcaggggagcagggaatgggacccaggGCCTTTCTCCTCCAGGTCCCCAGCTCCCGTCCAGCCCTAGGAAGATAAAGCAATGATGGGGATGAGTTTACCATCCTCCAGGTTACCGCTGTGCTGGTCTCTGTCTCCCTCCAGTGGCTGCTCCACAATGAGGTTTATGTGTCCAACAGTGtctccagcaggggaggggacttGCTGGAGCTATAGTCACTGCAAAATTTGcattcctgccccccagcacaccACCACTATAGCCCCctgtagcagctgctgctctccggccgcccagctctgaaggcagagcagagagagcaGTGGCTACTGGCTGGGCACCTagctccagcagcagcgcaggagtAAGACTGTGCAGGGGAGCCGGCgtgcctgagagcagcccctggccctgcGTGCTGAGGTACACTGCGCAGGGCAAGTGGAGTGTCTGGGgatccccacagcagcctggccTAACCCATTctggctggggctcctaggccCCACCCCTCGTGGTCACTGCCCCCTGAGGGCTCTGCTGGCCCTAGAGCTGAGTCCCCCTGCCCAGGCATCTCCTACTGGCTGCGAGTAGCCAGTGCCCCAAATTGCCTGACTCCGGCTTCCAGCCTCTAACCTGGCCAGAGAGTGGGACCTGGGACGGGGAAGGAGGAGGTGAAACCTTTTGTGAagtagcagggggtggggccacagagAGGAGTGAGGCCTCATGGTGAGCGGGGCAGAGCCCCGGcttttttgtctagcccacctCAGCCCCACACCAGGAAGAGGCTGGCGCCGCCCCTGGCCCCTGAAGCACTGAGCAAGTGTCATTTGTCCTGTGCTCCCCAAGGGAGCCAGCAGGCAGACAGGGCAGCCCCAGGCCGGAGCAGTCTGCAGGGCTAATCTTTAACTTTGGCCTTTGGCTGAAGCCACCTGCAGCTTCTCTGCCTCCCACGGGGCTGGTTAAAGCTAAACCCCAGGGCTGGGTGTGGAACAGCTGAGCCCAAAGTGGGGCCCATTCCCTGCTCTTGGCCCCAGCTGCATCTGCTCCTGGCAGGGGGCAAAATCCTGTGTCCAAAGAGGGCTCCACCACTCAGGCTCAGTACTGTGCAGGAAGCCAGGCTATGCCCCGGGTGTCAGAGCCATGCTGAGTAATCAATCCCCTGTGAAGTCGGGGcagccgctggagctggcccACTGGTGGCAGGAAGGGGCACTTGGATCAAGGCCATGATTTTTTGGAGAAGTGTTGACGATCCTGGTTATGACCTGGCCCCTcataagaagaagaaaacaatggACTGgatcccctgtgtgtgtgtgtatgtgggggtggGTAAGTCCTGCTTGTGACAGACCCATCCCATGCTATCCTGAGCCTCTTCTGCTTCCCCTCAGCAGGTTGGAACCGGCCTCCATGATCGCTCAGTTCTGAGCCGGGCCATGGCATGCCTGATGGGACTCaccacacctcccacccccacctttaGCCCTGTTTCCCCACCCCATCActtccctggctccagcccccatcCCGCTTCATTGGTTCCTGCCCaccttcctcccccacagccttccCCAGGACAGGTCCTGCCTCTTCACTCTCCCACCCTGCTCCTGTTCTCACTCCTGCATTGCTCCTGAGACTGCAGTCAACTCAGGTCGCACCTCCCCCACACCACCTGAGGGGGGTCACTGAGTACACAGGAGATACAGGTGCCCTGCTCtgtgtgctggtgcctggcacCACAGCAGACAGGAACAACAACAATTGCAGTGAAAATCAGGCTCAGCTCCTGCAGGcccaggctggagcatgctcagtcaccCGGCAGGGCGGGCCCATGGGCAGTCTAATCCATTCTAGGAGCTGGGACGGGGTGAAGCAGAATCTTCAGGGAATTAAAAAgactctactgagcatgtgcaaactcagATTCTCCAAagacttataacttggccaaatgtgGGTGGATTTTGatggggacagcaaaaggcacatcccctCCTCTAAGCCACCCTGCTGCTTGAGAGCGCTGGAGCATTGCAAAGAAACTGTTGTATAAAATAACCTGGCAAAACAATGGCTTTTGCCCTAGCCTCGTTCTTGGGAAAAGGCCAAATGGCTGAAACATTCCTCAAAAATGTCTGCCTGAGGCAGACGCCAGACCTGCCTGGAAAGTTTCAGCCTGAAGAGTTAAAGTTTTTCAAAGttataagaaagaaaaaacaaagagttTTGCACTGGAAAGTGTCGCGGAACCTGGACAATAGGTGGTGCTACCAGATGATGCAGTCCAcaaccagcccagcccctccatcACAACACAAGGGTGATGTCCGCCTGGtaacccccatcccatccctcatGGCACACACCATCATATCCATTCAGTCTGTTTATTCCTTCTTAGCCCATGGCCCACCTGGCCCCAGGCTCAATCTCTCTGCAGGCCGGGGATGGAGAACGTGTTCTTCTCCGTCTTGACAAAGGCCACCTTCTTCTCATAGTAGGCAGCCTCGTTGATGAAGGCTGGGTAGATGGTGGTGTTGCCCTCGTAAAGGATCTCCTCCCCGCTGAAGGTCTGGAAGATTGGGTCCCTGGGGTTCAAGGGGAGGAAATCCTTATCCTAAGGGTGGAACAGCTTGGTGAtaggctgggactggagtagccGGGAGCTCCCCTGACAGCCAGCGCTCTTGCCCTGCTccctacagcaccccctgctggttgAGGCCAAGATCCTCACTGTCCTGGAATTACCTTCTGGTAACCAAACATTTTATTAGACATGTGGCAAGACCCCATGCAGGTCACAGTGCCTTGTGATCTAAGCCCACCTCAACTCATATCCTGGCTGTCCAGTGTCACCCAGCCTGATGCTGTATAGCTACAGTCTACAGCTCCCTTCCAAGATCATGAAATCAACTCCACTCACCCGATGCCCCAGAGTAAACCCAGCTTCACCCTGCTGAGCTCGGGGGCTAACCCTGGCACTGCCTTGCCATGGTGGAGCCTTTGGTGTCCAAGCCTCAGTTGTGCTAAGGCCCCTTTGTGCCACTTAGTAGaagaaacaggagcagaggtatcCCGGCTGCTCTAGAGCTGGTGTAagagcccagctcccagcccccactatGGGATAgactgggatgggggggaggggtgcattATGCTCTGGCTATTCTGTGCTCCCTGGGACCATGGAGAGCAAAGGATAGCTCACAACAGCCCTTGGGCTGCTTTAACCCACACCAAGGGCCAGGCGCACAGCCCACAATGCAGGGCACAGAGGTGGTTTAAAGCCACTCCCCCCTACTCTGCCCTGAGCTCAAAGAAGGGCTGGGGGAGAATCCAGGCTGGTGAGTCAGTCCTTGTCATTGCCAGGTTGGCTTTGCGGGCATTCTGGAGCTACAGCTGTGATTTCTGCCTCCCAAAGAGAACAACAATGCAGGGGCTGGGACCACTCTATTCCCAGCCCACACCCACCTGCAGCTTGGGATGCACCATGGCTGAGATCTCTCCATCGGGGTAGCAGGGATAGTCCATGCGCCCAGTGATCTTGTACGCTTCGATCTCAAAGGCAGGGAACACTGTGCCTATGGGGCAAAGGGGGCTCAGAATGTGGGGGGGGATACTGCATAGGAAAGCTGCCCtgtccttcccaccccaccccagttaATAACAGGCTCCCACCACTGTGGCTAGAGAGGAAGGTGACCCCCTCAAAGTACTGATATGGGAGGAGAGCCTcatctagggtaaccagatgtcctgattttatagggacagtcctgatatatgaggctttttcttatatagaagcctattacccccacccccgtcctgatttttcacacttgctgtctggtcaccctagcctcacCTATCCTTGGGGCCACTGCAGAGCAATGAATGTTGGGATAGCTCAATTCATCACCAGGGTGATGCCTGATGGGATAGCTCATGCCCCCTCTGGGGTAACTCACCCTTGTTAAAGAGTTCAATGAAGTCCAATGCGCAAGCTATGAGGTCTCTCATCTGACTGAACAGGTCAGCTCTCACCACCTGCTGGGGCtgtggccccagctccagcgctGCAGGGAGACCACAAGGACTCGGTTACGGCTCAGCTACTGTGCCCTCTCCAGCGCTCCTCCCAAGAGCACGCTGCAAGGAGTCCCCCGAACATGCCCCAATGCCCATtgctacccctggggccctgcccagcacccaccaCCTCCCTCAGTCACTGCTACATTCCAGGTGCCTGCTGAAATACCACCTCTGTCCTTtcatcccacccacccccaacaccTACCTCACACACCCGGCCCTCACTGCTCTCAAGACACTCCCATGCATGGGACAGTGGAAAAGGCTCTGGATAGGGATGCAGAAGCCATGGGGTCCATCCCTGCCTCTGCTATCAACCTCAGGAGTGACCTTGAACTCATCCCTCTCTGAAGGCACCTGAACAGGAGAGCGTCAGCCCGACGTGCTAAGCCTGGCTcaatcccaggggttgggaaaacTTTAACCACCTCAGCGGTCAAACACCACGGCGGGGGCTGAGCTAAAGAACCTAAAGGGGCAGTGTCAGCACAAGAATGAAAGGGGATCACCCAGCCATGAATAAACACAGGCTGGAAATGAAAGGTGGGTTCTATCCATCAGAGCAATGAGTGTCCAGATGAGCCTCCCAGTGGGTTGAGGGTCTGTGTAGGGCAATTCCccgcaatatcctggacaaaacTTCATTCAAGGAAGTTTGACTTAATCTGATATGTTTAAGCACCTTAGGTGTTGCTTGTATTGAAAATACAGATGTCTGTGTTTTATTGGGGGATGGCACGGAATGTCTCTTGGTGGGGCGGGACTAATGTAAACCCTGGTACACATTAGGCGCTTCAAAGGACTACTTGGAGCAATGGGCCAGGCAAGACTGGGCTTTTCAAGTGAAGTGATTCCCCAGGAAATCTCAAGGGGGAGGAGGATGCACACGTAACTTCTCTGGGCTATGCCAGGAGCTTTGCCCTGATGATGGAAACTTTGTCTGCTGATCACTGGTTATATAAGGACAAGAGCAGAGAGCCAAGCTGAAGGAAGGAGGGACACATGAATTCATTCATGCTTGTTCTGAGCCCCCCCCCACTATTATTAACTGGTGAGAACAAAAACACCCATGGATGGAGTCTGAAGGACTGATTACCGAGCAGAACCATGGCAGGAGTCAGGGTGATTGCTGAGAAGTTTATTAGCAGTGGTTTAGATTCTTTTGGTTTAGGTTTTCTCTGTTCTGCTTTCACCTTAGGAATAAATGTTCTTGCTTAGAAAAGCAGTGTGATGACTAATTAAGGTTAAGATGGAGCATGGTAAGTCTGTGAGCTGGTATGTGTGTCAGCAGGAATGTGGATTCAATGAACCAGGCAGGACTGGAGAAAGGATGGCTACTATCTTCAGACAGAGCACCTATGCAATGATCCTCAGTATGGGGATTGAACCCTTGGCCTCTATAGTCACAGCTAGAAGCCACtatgacagtgtaccccataaggctttatggggaggtgctcataaatgtatgtatgatataactgagatagggttttgctacatatgccatgtaacatatctatgtaaaggttatgatctactggttatgttcatcctagttgtatgcaggtaccatttgtgtgttcaaagtta
Coding sequences within:
- the LOC127052643 gene encoding calcium-binding protein 1-like; translated protein: MLTTKLSVGGRVDFEDFVEMMGPKLHGETSHMVGVHELKIAFHELDRNGVREISSTELKDALLALLGEQVPLLEVEEILRDVDLNGDGHVDFDGERCSAAPTH